A part of Aspergillus flavus chromosome 5, complete sequence genomic DNA contains:
- a CDS encoding putative neutral amino acid permease: MSTRPKQEKGKPDASFTWLVFIFIFIFGFLQLARLQFTPSRLERPPLPMLDSKKAEASMAYDDERTSPHGSVFEEKEVFKKTDTGVNFRKVGWFNAGVIFIKILFATGVLSLPSALYSLGAVGGSISIVAWGCFNTYCFVILGNFRTKHPHCHSIADMAEVVGGTIAKEATGLLFIIAYVLVTGSGIIGVSTALNALSHHAACTVWWSFLATVVIIATASIRKLEHVGWLTYAGFISIYAAVLIVVIGVTTRDRPAAAPQEGPYDLGFVAINNPGFAAGMVASCTIFVSSAGTSAFLPVISEMHNPKDYKKPLYFCMALVTASYLAFSLVVYRWCGKWVASPSLGSAGQTIKMVSYGVALVGLIVSATLYLHVAAKYVFVRILGNSRHLQANTVVHWGTWIASTVILGALAFILAEAIPIFNYLIALVGSVCFAPLAMSLPGWLWLYDHWHYKNGTMKEKAVFVLHCGLVLLGLFFLVGATYGVVIQIVDAYSSGTIGSAFSCADNSNSS; this comes from the exons ATGTCCACTAGAccaaagcaggagaagggaaagccTGATGCCTCCTTCACGTGGCtcgtttttatttttatttttatctttggGTTCTTACAGCTCGCCCGTCTACAGTTCACCCCGTCCCGTCTAGAGAGACCACCCCTCCCCATGCTGGACAGCAAGAAGGCAGAGGCTAGCATGGCCTATGACGACGAGCGAACGAGCCCCCATGGGTCGGTTTTTGAGGAAAAAGAGGTCTTCAAGAAGACCGATACTGGAGTCAACTTCCGCAAAGTTGGGTGGTTCAATGCGGGCGTGATCTTCATTAAGATCCTCTTTGCGACAGGGGTGTTGTCACTACCATCAGCGCTATACTCACTGGGTGCCGTGGGAGGTTCGATTAGTATCGTGGCTTGGGGATGCTTCAATACCTACTGTTTTGTTATTCTAGGCAACTTTCGCACAAAGCATCCTCACTGCCATTCGATCGCTGACATGGCTGAGGTCGTCGGGGGCACAATTGCAAAGGAGGCGACGGGGCTATTGTTCATTATTGCTTATGTCCTGGTGACAGGTAGTGGAATTATTGGCGTGTCGACCGCGCTAAATGCTCTTTCACACCACGCCGCGTGCACTGTCTGGTGGTCATTTCTTGCCACGGTTGTCATTATCGCGACCGCCTCCATTCGCAAACTTGAGCATGTGGGCTGGCTCACCTATGCTGgctttatttctatttatgcCGCCGTACTAATCGTTGTGATCGGGGTAACCACACGAGACCGGCCAGCAGCCGCACCTCAGGAGGGCCCATATGACCTAGGCTTCGTGGCCATCAATAACCCCGGGTTTGCGGCCGGCATGGTGGCCTCCTGCACAATCTTCGTGTCGTCAGCCGGCACCAGCGCCTTTCTGCCTGTCATCTCGGAGATGCATAACCCGAAAGATTACAAGAAGCCACTATACTTCTGTATGGCTCTTGTCACCGCTTCGTACCTCGCCTTTAGCTTGGTCGTCTATCGCTGGTGTGGGAAGTGGGTAGCGAGCCCATCTTTGGGG AGTGCAGGACAAACGATCAAGATGGTATCTTACGGTGTTGCCTTGGTGGGATTGATTGTGAGCGCCACACTTTACCTGCAT GTGGCGGCCAAATATGTCTTTGTACGTATACTAGGAAATTCGCGGCACTTGCAGGCCAACACAGTCGTTCATTGGGGTACTTGGATTGCAAGCACGGTTATCCTCGGTGCCCTTGCGTTCATCCTGGCGGAGGCGATTCCGATCTTCAACTATCTCATTGCCCTTGTGGGCTCCGTGTGTTTTGCCCCACTCGCCATGAGCCTTCCGGGCTGGCTGTGGCTATACGACCACTGGCATTACAAGAACGGTaccatgaaagaaaaggctgTGTTCGTCCTCCACTGCGGCCTGGTGCTGCtgggtcttttctttttggttggAGCGACGTACGGCGTCGTAATTCAGATTGTTGATGCCTACAGCTCCGGGACTATTG GATCGGCATTTAGTTGTGCAGATAACTCAAATTCGTCTTGA
- a CDS encoding putative transporter (MFS multidrug transporter): MVAVQHTEEFPSEATPLLNNSPAESDESNVPISFGRGFTIVSAMGLLLFTQATNMSMMTTAQSDIAADLDAFSETTWFTSAYLIAMSSVTPLAGRLSQIFTPRVYVLFSCVLLSIGLFITAAARNLAVFLLGRALTGCGGGGIMVTTIILTLDLTSKKRRGLYIGLINVGMTTGVSTGAVLAGLLTPAFGWRIIFWVQAPLCFIVGPIQYFAIPSSSTNDEPLWGRALVRKLAKVDYGGALALSISVFLLLFSLASPEIQLVPLILSLAPFAVFLLIESRFTSEPIIPVEVLGMRSVVLTCLSGLASMMARWSVLFFTPVYAMVVRNWSPASAGLILVPTNAGFGLGGLLVGWLHIRKTGSYYISNIIVFLSFALANLVLAILSTPSSPTIAYLAVTFFNGLAAGALMNYSLSHLLHLTRPDVHYVVSALIAMSRGFAGSFGSAIGGGFFQRELKTSLETSFAAHGLPEQDELIRKLLGSPAMVKSLTGIKRLVAIQSYEQAVKTLLLGSCVLALVATVAQAGTGWRPDRGDGRVRDDLENIVERE, from the exons ATGGTTGCAGTACAGCATACGGAGGAATTCCCCTCGGAGGCAACGCCTCTCCTCAATAACTCGCCCGCCGAGTCAGACGAGAGCAATGTTCCTATTTCATTTGGTAGGGGATTCACAATTGTCTCCGCAATGGGACTCCTCCTCTTTACGCAAG CTACCAACATGTCCATGATGACAACGGCACAGTCGGATATTGCAGCGGATCTCGATGCGTTTTCAGAAACAACATGGTTTACTTCAGCTTATCTA ATTGCAATGTCTAGTGTCACTCCGCTCGCGGGTCGACTTTCTCAAATATTTACTCCCCGTGTATAcgttctcttctcttgcGTGCTTCTATCGATAGGCCTTTTCATCACCGCGGCAGCTCGAAATCTAGCCGTCTTCCTTTTGGGGCGGGCACTTACCGGGtgtggcggcggcggtaTCATGGTTACAACGATAATCCTTACCCTTGACCTGACTAGCAAAAAGCGGAGAGGGTTATACATTGGGCTGATCAATGTTGGAATGACGACCGGTGTCTCAACCGGTGCGGTGCTGGCCGGGTTACTAACGCCAGCTTTTGGATGG CGCATTATCTTCTGGGTTCAAGCGCCACTTTGCTTCATTGTGGGCCCGATTCAGTACTTTGCTATCCCTTCAAGTTCAACGAACGATGAGCCCCTCTGGGGTCGTGCCTTGGTACGGAAACTGGCCAAAGTTGACTATGGCGGAGCCTTAGCTTTG AGTATCTCCGTGTTTCTGCTGCTCTTTAGCCTTGCGTCACCAGAGATTCAACTTGTACCGTTGATCTTGTCTCTCGCCCCCTTCGCCGTGTTCTTGTTGATTGAATCCCGATTCACGTCGGAGCCCATAATCCCGGTAGAAGTGCTTGGTATGCGAAGTGTTGTTTTGACCTGTCTCTCAGGCCTTGCTTCAATGATGGCCCGCTGGTCGGTTCTCTTTTTCACACCCGTGTACGCAATGGTCGTCCGAAACTGGTCCCCGGCCTCTGCTGGCCTGATCCTAGTACCGACAAATGCTGGATTCGGACTCGGGGGTCTCCTCGTAGGCTGGTTGCATATTCGTAAAACCGGCAGTTACTATAT CTCGAATATCATCGTATTCTTGTCGTTTGCACTGGCAAACCTCGTCCTCGCAATTCTCTCAACACCTTCCTCACCTACTATTGCCTACCTGGCCGTGACATTCTTTAACGGTCTCGCGGCCGGCGCTTTGATGAACTACAGCTTATCTCATCTACTGCATCTCACACGACCAGACGTACATTATGTCGTGAGCGCCCTGATTGCTATGTCGAGAGGCTTTGCAGGAAGCTTTGGCTCTGCCATTGGCGGAGGATTCTTCCAACGCGAGCTGAAAACGAGCTTAGAGACCAGCTTCGCAGCCCATGGTCTACCAGAACAGGATGAACTGATCCGCAAGCTGCTCGGTAGCCCGGCCATGGTAAAGAGTTTAACTGGGATTAAAAGGTTAGTCGCGATACAGAGCTATGAACAAGCGGTTAAAACACTACTGCTAGGTAGCTGTGTTTTGGCCCTGGTAGCAACGGTCGCCCAAGCGGGCACCGGCTGGAGGCCTGACCGGGGTGATGGAAGAGTACGGGATGATCTGGAGAATATTGTAGAGAGGGAGTAA
- a CDS encoding putative thioesterase (conserved hypothetical protein), producing MAILDNWKIIILCILVAAYKNLPFVWFIRFLRALITRLLITPITHKDLSPECLFLPAIHRTRSPLTECDYNIHKSNSTYFTDLDVSRGNLSLLLFSQRLSFRPTPTTAVMILSGVQIVFRREIKPYQAYEVWSRVLSWDEKWIYIVSHFVKRGAFPHRRFLLQPNTPGDRTRPKVGSDQSPEKQVFASAVSRYVFKQGRKTFPPEQMLVECGLLPSKDIDKGLAMWSAIEERRKRDLEAAQLKVGWDAVHNTFDGDATKVLGRYTDLLWR from the exons ATGGCTATACTCGATAACTGGAAAATCATTATACTGTGCATTCTAGTAGCTGCATACAAAAACCTACCTTTCGTGTGGTTT ATTCGTTTCCTTCGAGCTCTAATCACACGACTTTTGATAACCCCAATCACACACAAGGATCTCAGTCCAGAATGCCTATTTCTTCCAGCAATCCACCGCACACGATCCCCTCTCACAGAATGTGACTACAACATCCACAAGTCTAACTCGACCTACTTCACCGATCTTGACGTCTCCCGCGGCAACCTGAGTCTCCTCCTATTCAGCCAACGCCTGTCATTCCGCCCTACCCCAACCACCGCAGTCATGATCCTGAGCGGAGTGCAAATCGTCTTCCGCAGAGAGATTAAGCCCTACCAAGCGTACGAAGTCTGGTCCCGGGTCCTCAGCTGGGACGAGAAATGGATCTACATTGTGTCGCATTTCGTTAAGAGAGGCGCGTTTCCCCATCGCAGGTTTCTGCTGCAGCCGAATACACCCGGAGATCGTACCCGGCCGAAGGTTGGTAGTGATCAGTCGCCCGAGAAACAGGTGTTTGCGTCCGCTGTGTCCCGGTATGTTTTTAAGCAGGGCCGGAAGACTTTCCCGCCGGAGCAGATGCTGGTCGAATGTGGTCTCCTGCCTTCTAAGGATATAGATAAGGGACTGGCTATGTGGAGCGCAATTGAGGAGCGGAGGAAGCGGGATCTGGAAGCTGCACAGTTGAAGGTTGGGTGGGATGCCGTGCATAATACTTTTGATGGGGATGCTACTAAAGTGCTCGGTCGGTATACTGATCTCTTGTGGCGATGA
- a CDS encoding ClpP/crotonase-like domain-containing protein has product MANRTNPPESYETLPFKTISISHFPETLPTVTKVVILKLNRPRQFNAVTAQMIEEIIAAYQHFDTDDRVKAVVVTGSGPAFCAGADLQVGFSTLIDDLRKDPSKIESHRDGGGRVALAIHNCSKPTVMAINGPAAGFGITLTLPAAIRVACASSKISFAFSRRGLAMEACSSFFLPKLVGMSRALHLVTTGATYTASDPLLSNLFSEILPTPEETVASALRIAGEIAASTSTVSTKVMRDLMYRAPGSAEEAHLLESKVFLGMLMSRDSTEGMKSFVQKRDPQFRGTMRRDAPVGWPWWVAVDVASKAKL; this is encoded by the exons ATGGCAAACAGAACCAACCCACCAGAATCCTATGAAACCCTTCCTTTCAAGACCATATCCATTTCCCATTTCCCAGAGACCTTGCCCACCGTCACCAAGGTAGTCATTCTGAAACTAAATCGCCCACGCCAGTTCAACGCCGTAACGGCGCAAATGATCGAGGAGATAATTGCGGCATACCAACACTTCGATACCGACGATCGAGTCAAAGCAGTAGTTGTAACAGGATCAGGCCCAGCATTCTGCGCGGGCGCTGACCTCCAAGTCGGGTTCTCTACACTGATTGATGACCTGAGGAAGGACCCTTCCAAGATCGAATCACATAGAGATGG AGGTGGACGAGTCGCCCTAGCAATCCACAATTGTTCGAAGCCCACCGTAATGGCCATCAACGGCCCCGCAGCAGGATTCGGCATCACATTAACACTACCCGCCGCAATCCGAGTAGCCTGCGCAAGTTCGAAAATCAGTTTCGCTTTCTCGCGACGTGGACTAGCAATGGAGGCCTGTAGCTCCTTTTTCCTGCCGAAGCTGGTGGGAATGTCGCGTGCACTGCACCTGGTGACGACCGGCGCAACTTACACCGCGTCTGACCCGTTGCTGAGCAACCTCTTCTCGGAGATATTGCCGACTCCAGAGGAGACTGTTGCGTCGGCGCTTAGAATCGCAGGTGAGATTGCTGCGAGCACATCCACGGTGAGTACGAAGGTGATGCGCGATTTGATGTATAGGGCTCCGGGGAGCGCGGAGGAGGCTCATTTGTTGGAATCAAAGGTGTTTCTTGGTATGTTGATGTCCCGGGATAGTACAGAGGGTATGAAGAGTTTTGTGCAGAAGAGGGATCCCCAGTTTAGGGGAACTATGCGTCGTGATGCCCCTGTCGGTTGGCCGTGGTGGGTAGCTGTTGATGTTGCTTCGAAGGCTAAGCTGTAG